CAATATGATGGCGGCATTTTTCTTTTTTTTGAAGATGATAAAGTCATTTCTAGAAAAAAACAATATTTTTCTGCTCGTGATAATGTGATACTAGAGTACGGTATTTTCCTTTCCGCTCTAGGTAGAAAAAATTGTTTAATCCTACATCCACCAAACATAAAAATTCCTTCGGATATAAAAGGTCTTTATACTCTAGAAGTAAAATTTAAAAAGGGAACAAAAGATTTAGATTTACAAAAGGTCTCTGATGAAATTTCACAGTTCATCAAAGACAAAACGGGAAAACTGAATGGTAATTGGATTCAGAATTGGATAGTAAATAAATTTTATATTCCAAGAAGTAATAAATCCGAGGTGCAGGTAATACATTTCGGAAATCATTTTCGCGCTCGATTTAAATCACTTAATAATGAATACGAAGCAATCGGTGAAATAGATAAGCATTACATTACTGGCAATTGGTCTACTATTAATAATAACCTAGGCTATCATGGATCATTTCAATTAGGAATTAATGGAACAAATGATCAGCTAAAAGGAAAATGGAATGGTTATAGCTCAACAAGATCAATAATAAGATCTGGAAAATGGATCTGGAATAGAATCTAAACCTGTCACTGCGTATAACAGCGTCTTCCCGCTACGTTTCGGGACAAGCCCTCACTCGGCCTACGGCAAATTCCCTTCCGTCACACTTCTTGCTACG
The sequence above is a segment of the Leptospira kanakyensis genome. Coding sequences within it:
- a CDS encoding TIR domain-containing protein gives rise to the protein MKPKFFCASSGESKVFAENLKSMINEFCEIDLWTDNFFSKNDFPIDTLIEKRNQYDGGIFLFFEDDKVISRKKQYFSARDNVILEYGIFLSALGRKNCLILHPPNIKIPSDIKGLYTLEVKFKKGTKDLDLQKVSDEISQFIKDKTGKLNGNWIQNWIVNKFYIPRSNKSEVQVIHFGNHFRARFKSLNNEYEAIGEIDKHYITGNWSTINNNLGYHGSFQLGINGTNDQLKGKWNGYSSTRSIIRSGKWIWNRI